In Haloarcula sp. H-GB4, a single genomic region encodes these proteins:
- a CDS encoding Cdc6/Cdc18 family protein produces MDIEARIKRRQRRNGEPRLIQDYESISPVVHIEEPADRGPVLERLLDHLDPVFDGQLPPNAYVHGPCGSGKSAVITALFANLEQLPTEQQAIIHTTTRAQPPTSPSFVYVNARETASEFAFYHAVLDALVDESVPEHGIGTETLKSRLHDLVREQRTGIVIAVDHISEPESIQAPALVDLFAGLPSNVSWLAIGRDDPSTTELTRYTAESISIDRYQRQMLVDVLMTRTSNGLAQQGLDHGQARHIADWADGNAHDALAALFIAAELAEERGQDRITQANVDAAIAEVPNPCVSLGVVLSLPTNRQTVLRELIDLEESERSSVTATTEAIASAQSVDLSAGTVKRFLYEMAESGVVDRVEATVTNGQGRPPSRVEPRFPPTAFRRLYDLQQ; encoded by the coding sequence ATGGATATTGAAGCGAGAATCAAGCGTCGACAACGCCGGAACGGTGAGCCCCGGCTCATTCAGGATTACGAGTCCATCTCACCGGTTGTCCACATAGAGGAGCCGGCCGACCGCGGTCCGGTCCTCGAACGACTCCTCGACCACCTCGACCCGGTGTTCGATGGGCAGCTTCCGCCGAACGCGTACGTGCATGGTCCCTGTGGCTCAGGGAAATCCGCGGTTATCACGGCGCTGTTCGCCAACTTAGAACAGCTCCCGACGGAGCAACAGGCGATTATCCACACGACGACCCGTGCGCAACCACCGACCTCTCCGTCGTTCGTCTACGTGAACGCCCGGGAGACCGCAAGCGAATTCGCGTTCTACCACGCGGTCCTTGACGCACTCGTTGACGAATCGGTGCCGGAACACGGAATCGGGACGGAGACGCTCAAGTCGCGGCTTCACGACCTGGTCCGAGAACAACGCACAGGCATCGTCATTGCAGTCGACCACATCAGCGAACCGGAGAGCATTCAGGCCCCAGCACTCGTTGACCTGTTTGCCGGCTTACCGAGCAACGTCAGCTGGCTCGCTATCGGCCGCGATGACCCGTCGACGACTGAACTGACGCGGTACACCGCCGAGTCGATTAGTATTGACCGCTACCAGCGCCAGATGCTCGTCGACGTGTTGATGACCAGAACCTCGAACGGGCTGGCCCAGCAGGGGCTCGATCACGGTCAGGCAAGACATATCGCTGACTGGGCCGACGGCAACGCCCACGATGCCCTTGCCGCTTTGTTCATCGCCGCAGAACTGGCCGAAGAACGGGGTCAGGACCGCATCACACAGGCCAACGTCGACGCGGCCATCGCGGAGGTTCCAAACCCCTGTGTTTCGTTGGGTGTTGTTCTCTCCCTGCCGACGAACCGACAGACCGTTCTCAGGGAGCTCATCGACCTAGAGGAGAGCGAACGCTCCTCGGTGACGGCGACGACAGAGGCGATTGCGTCAGCACAGTCCGTCGATCTCTCTGCCGGGACCGTCAAGCGGTTCCTCTACGAAATGGCTGAATCCGGCGTCGTTGACCGCGTCGAAGCGACGGTCACTAACGGTCAAGGACGCCCGCCGAGCCGTGTTGAACCGCGATTCCCCCCGACGGCGTTCCGGCGGCTGTACGACTTGCAACAGTAG
- the glpK gene encoding glycerol kinase GlpK, whose protein sequence is MADTYVGAIDQGTTGTRFMVFDHSGQVVANAYEKHEQIYPEPGWVEHDPVEIWENTQEVVTKGLADAGVGAEQLEALGITNQRETTIVWDKETGKPVHNALVWQDRRTTDRVEEIQEEDKVEWIRGKTGLECDAYFSATKTEWILDNAEPLKMQSSRGADLRERAEDGELLMGTIDAWLIYKLTGNHITDVSNASRTMLYNIHDMEWDDELLEEFGVPESMVPEVRPSSDESLYGHTDADGFLEEEVPVAGALGDQQAALFGQTCFDKGDAKNTYGTGAFYLMNTGSEAVASDNGLLTTVGFQMSGEPVQYALEGSIFIAGAAIEWLEDVDLINNAAQTAELARSVESTDGVYMVPAFTGLGAPHWDGRARGTIVGMTRGTRKEHIVRATLESIAYQTRDLAEAMEEDSGVEMTTLRVDGGAVKNNFLCQLQSDIIQTDIARPQVDETTALGSAYAAGLAVGYWDTVDELRDNWQVDEEFSPEMDAGKADKMYDRWDDAVDRSRDWAQEE, encoded by the coding sequence ATGGCAGACACATACGTTGGCGCGATCGACCAGGGAACGACCGGTACCCGCTTCATGGTATTCGACCACAGCGGCCAGGTCGTTGCGAACGCCTACGAGAAGCACGAACAGATCTACCCGGAGCCCGGCTGGGTCGAACACGACCCCGTCGAAATCTGGGAAAACACGCAGGAAGTCGTGACCAAGGGGTTGGCGGATGCAGGCGTCGGTGCCGAACAGCTTGAGGCACTTGGCATCACGAATCAGCGTGAGACGACGATCGTCTGGGACAAGGAGACCGGCAAACCTGTCCACAACGCGCTGGTCTGGCAGGACCGCCGAACCACCGACCGCGTCGAGGAAATCCAGGAAGAGGACAAAGTCGAGTGGATCCGCGGGAAGACCGGGCTGGAATGTGACGCCTACTTCTCAGCGACCAAAACCGAATGGATTCTCGACAACGCGGAGCCGCTCAAGATGCAGAGCTCGCGCGGTGCTGACCTCCGCGAACGAGCCGAAGACGGTGAACTCCTGATGGGGACTATCGACGCGTGGCTCATCTACAAGCTCACCGGCAACCACATCACGGATGTCTCGAACGCATCGCGGACGATGCTGTACAACATCCACGACATGGAGTGGGACGATGAGCTCCTCGAAGAGTTCGGCGTTCCGGAGTCCATGGTTCCGGAAGTCCGCCCGTCCTCCGACGAGAGTCTGTACGGGCACACCGACGCGGACGGCTTCCTCGAAGAGGAAGTCCCCGTTGCGGGCGCGCTGGGTGACCAGCAGGCCGCACTGTTCGGCCAGACCTGCTTCGATAAGGGTGATGCGAAGAACACCTACGGGACCGGCGCGTTCTACCTGATGAACACAGGCTCCGAAGCAGTCGCCTCCGATAACGGCCTGCTGACGACCGTCGGCTTCCAGATGTCCGGTGAGCCCGTCCAGTACGCGCTGGAAGGCTCTATCTTCATCGCCGGCGCGGCCATCGAATGGCTCGAGGACGTCGACCTCATTAACAACGCTGCCCAGACAGCGGAACTGGCCCGCTCGGTTGAATCAACCGACGGTGTCTACATGGTGCCGGCCTTCACGGGTCTCGGCGCTCCGCACTGGGACGGCCGCGCCCGCGGGACGATTGTCGGAATGACCCGCGGAACGCGAAAGGAGCACATCGTGCGTGCCACGCTCGAGTCCATCGCGTACCAGACCCGCGACCTTGCGGAAGCGATGGAGGAAGACTCCGGTGTCGAGATGACGACGCTGCGAGTCGACGGTGGTGCAGTCAAGAACAACTTCCTCTGTCAGCTCCAGTCCGACATAATCCAGACGGACATCGCTCGACCACAGGTTGACGAAACCACTGCCCTCGGGTCGGCATACGCAGCCGGCCTCGCGGTTGGGTACTGGGACACCGTCGACGAACTCCGGGACAACTGGCAGGTTGACGAGGAGTTCTCGCCGGAGATGGACGCTGGAAAGGCAGACAAGATGTACGACCGCTGGGACGACGCTGTCGATCGTTCCCGCGACTGGGCACAGGAGGAATAA